From the Roseibium sp. HPY-6 genome, one window contains:
- a CDS encoding DUF1127 domain-containing protein: MTHITSIPFVALFGQMTARAWRVFNNRRHVTELKFWSDEQLKDIGLTRSDVRRALALPFYRDPTSLLGSTPDNSQPASWRAANTIQEKPTLVVVDGQGTKAGQIAA; this comes from the coding sequence ATGACACACATCACAAGCATCCCTTTCGTCGCTCTCTTCGGGCAGATGACTGCCCGTGCATGGCGTGTGTTTAACAACCGCCGCCATGTCACCGAGCTCAAATTTTGGTCCGATGAGCAATTGAAGGACATCGGCCTGACCCGGAGCGACGTTCGACGTGCGTTGGCCCTCCCCTTCTACCGCGATCCGACATCTCTTCTAGGCAGCACGCCAGATAACAGCCAGCCGGCATCTTGGCGCGCAGCGAACACTATTCAGGAAAAGCCAACCCTCGTTGTGGTTGACGGTCAAGGAACCAAGGCCGGCCAGATCGCCGCCTGA
- the xseA gene encoding exodeoxyribonuclease VII large subunit — MSETQSNVAEFSVSEISFSIKRTMEDTFGYVRVRGELGRISRPGSGHIYLDLKDDRAVLSGVIWRGVASKLKIQPEQGLEVIATGKITTFPGQSKYQMVIDALEPAGAGALMALLEERKKKLAAEGLFAEERKKPLPPMPAVIGVVTSPTGAVIRDILHRIADRFPLHVLVWPVRVQGETSGAEVANGIRGFNALEPGGHIPRPDLVIVARGGGSIEDLWGFNDEAVVRAAADSRIPIISAVGHETDWTLIDLAADVRAPTPTGAAEIAVPVKAEMMAFVDDRSRRLNSGLVRFVTGRRTELRAASAALPAPQDLLALPRQKFDTLANGLERALIVSTKGHRSDFQSLSGRLSPLLLTRLSSKARQDLVQLGDRQQRALSVAISQKRQAYSAISVRLTPQRLMQQTTLGKERMSGLSERLDRAFLARITQEKSRLDGLQKLLKSLSYKDVLARGYALVRDETGKPVRSAAAVASGTALAIELADGTLDAVATSTSAAAPPQRKSKPKKSNPAKPTVEDQGNLF; from the coding sequence TTGAGCGAGACACAGTCCAACGTCGCCGAATTCTCCGTTTCCGAGATCTCGTTTTCCATCAAGCGCACGATGGAAGACACATTCGGCTACGTGAGGGTACGCGGCGAGCTCGGGCGCATATCCAGACCCGGCTCGGGTCATATCTATCTGGACCTGAAAGACGACAGGGCGGTTCTGTCCGGCGTGATCTGGCGCGGTGTCGCCTCGAAACTGAAGATCCAGCCGGAGCAAGGCCTGGAAGTGATTGCCACGGGCAAGATCACGACCTTTCCGGGCCAATCGAAATATCAGATGGTCATCGACGCGCTCGAGCCGGCCGGCGCCGGAGCTTTGATGGCACTCCTGGAAGAACGCAAGAAGAAGCTCGCAGCGGAAGGTCTTTTTGCCGAAGAGCGCAAGAAACCGCTGCCGCCCATGCCGGCCGTCATCGGTGTCGTTACCTCGCCGACCGGCGCCGTCATTCGGGATATCCTGCACCGTATCGCCGACAGGTTCCCGCTGCATGTCCTGGTTTGGCCCGTGCGCGTGCAAGGGGAAACATCCGGCGCAGAAGTCGCCAACGGTATCCGTGGCTTCAACGCACTTGAGCCCGGCGGGCATATTCCACGGCCAGACCTCGTGATCGTTGCGCGCGGCGGTGGCAGCATCGAGGATCTTTGGGGCTTTAACGACGAAGCGGTCGTGCGGGCCGCTGCCGACAGCCGGATCCCGATTATCTCCGCGGTTGGCCACGAAACCGACTGGACACTGATCGATCTTGCCGCTGACGTACGCGCCCCGACACCAACGGGAGCGGCGGAGATCGCCGTGCCCGTAAAGGCCGAAATGATGGCCTTCGTCGATGATCGCTCGCGGCGGCTCAATTCCGGACTTGTCCGGTTCGTGACCGGCAGACGGACGGAATTGAGAGCGGCCAGCGCCGCGTTGCCCGCACCGCAGGATCTCCTCGCATTGCCACGGCAGAAATTCGACACGCTTGCCAACGGACTGGAACGCGCGCTGATCGTCAGCACAAAAGGTCATCGCAGTGATTTCCAAAGCCTTTCGGGGCGCCTTTCGCCGCTGCTGCTGACACGTCTGAGTTCAAAGGCGAGACAGGACCTCGTCCAACTTGGTGATCGGCAGCAACGTGCGCTCAGCGTTGCCATTTCGCAGAAGCGTCAGGCTTACAGCGCCATCTCTGTGCGACTTACGCCTCAACGCCTTATGCAGCAGACGACGCTTGGAAAAGAGCGCATGAGCGGTCTTTCCGAACGGCTCGACCGTGCCTTTCTCGCACGGATCACACAGGAAAAAAGCAGGCTGGACGGTTTGCAGAAGCTGCTCAAGTCCCTGTCCTACAAAGATGTGCTAGCACGCGGCTATGCTCTTGTGCGCGATGAAACCGGCAAACCGGTGAGATCGGCAGCAGCTGTCGCTTCCGGGACGGCCCTTGCCATTGAACTGGCCGATGGCACACTTGACGCGGTTGCCACAAGCACTTCGGCGGCGGCGCCCCCCCAGCGCAAAAGCAAACCTAAAAAGTCCAATCCGGCAAAGCCAACTGTAGAAGATCAGGGTAATCTTTTCTAA
- a CDS encoding 16S rRNA (uracil(1498)-N(3))-methyltransferase — MQRLFLRHILAEGARIEADRGQANYLLNVLRMKDGDYILVFNGNDGEWLAKIASSGRRECAFQVMECTREQTEHNDLIYLFAPLKHARLDYMVQKAVEMGVGSLQPVMTQHTQSTRINLERMEANVIEAAEQCGVLSIPEVIGPQSLKEVLAEWPQMHPGRRLLFCDEAEGTHNPLLTLAQMKEAGPQPLAVIVGPEGGFSNEERQELRDLEFVTAIPLGPRILRADTAAVAALTVIQATVGDWR, encoded by the coding sequence ATGCAGCGACTATTCTTGCGGCATATTCTCGCCGAAGGTGCACGGATCGAAGCCGATCGGGGCCAGGCGAACTACCTCCTAAACGTCCTGCGAATGAAGGACGGGGACTATATTCTCGTTTTCAACGGCAATGACGGTGAATGGCTGGCAAAGATTGCCAGCAGTGGCCGCCGGGAATGTGCGTTTCAGGTCATGGAATGCACCCGGGAACAGACCGAGCATAATGACCTGATCTATCTCTTTGCACCGCTCAAACATGCCCGCCTGGACTATATGGTCCAAAAGGCGGTCGAGATGGGTGTCGGCAGCCTTCAGCCGGTGATGACCCAGCATACGCAGTCGACCCGCATCAATCTGGAGCGCATGGAGGCGAATGTTATCGAAGCAGCAGAACAATGCGGCGTTCTTTCAATACCGGAGGTGATCGGGCCTCAGTCTTTGAAAGAGGTGCTCGCGGAGTGGCCGCAAATGCATCCGGGCCGGCGATTGCTGTTTTGCGATGAAGCCGAAGGGACCCATAATCCGTTGCTGACGCTGGCACAGATGAAGGAGGCCGGCCCGCAGCCCCTGGCCGTGATTGTCGGCCCCGAAGGTGGTTTTTCCAACGAGGAAAGACAGGAACTTCGGGACTTGGAGTTTGTTACTGCAATTCCGCTTGGCCCACGCATCTTGAGAGCGGATACTGCAGCGGTGGCTGCTTTGACGGTCATCCAGGCAACGGTCGGCGATTGGAGATAG
- a CDS encoding adenylate/guanylate cyclase domain-containing protein yields MAQDILPQGSEPKKRASNPPKPQVLTPEADPKRPHGPGQIRLPVGVALGLVFSLLLVIICGSIIAYLASSDRRIAMRLLDEQSRAVLKSNETVLHGFFKRQEQLFLSFAGHASIMDRNLTSQDLASYDRVLPKEVKLELRRAAPNGEAGNTLPTATWSPFAFKEGFSTAVAALEINLGNGQQLIGYFPQTVFSRLVRDMAWDDRQRNFLLKNRDTAIAVDGVPESRFVATHADPLPRLAGLTGTPLHLLWQETDTGHVMGGSVEGRLFPAGGRMYTAIYTEISGGPAQGWIVGTLYRAAEFGAVLDQTWAVLYVALAALVFGAILSFLVGRMLGRPLSRLAMSAAELRKLNFEAAERLPRSRLAEMDDVNQAFNGSVGALNAFAKYVPRQLVSRLIEEGMTHSRNIELREMTIVFTDLAGFTGKASHLTAEETASYLNAYFETVSDAIAESEGTIDKFLGDGVMAFWGAPSDQPDHAAMAIAAVRSLAERLERSGKRDMRVRIGVHTGKVVVGDIGTPSRMNYTVIGDAVNVAARLQEYGKHIDPDATVIALASAQTIAQMPEGFSCTSLGQVQLRGREEPLGVFRIA; encoded by the coding sequence ATGGCGCAGGATATCCTCCCGCAAGGGAGCGAACCGAAGAAACGCGCCAGCAACCCGCCGAAGCCGCAAGTTCTGACGCCCGAGGCGGATCCGAAACGGCCGCACGGGCCAGGACAGATCCGCCTGCCGGTCGGGGTTGCGCTCGGTCTCGTGTTTTCACTGCTTCTGGTGATCATCTGCGGCAGCATCATTGCCTATCTCGCTTCCTCTGATCGCCGTATCGCCATGCGATTGCTTGACGAACAGTCTCGTGCGGTACTCAAAAGCAACGAAACGGTTCTGCATGGGTTCTTCAAGCGACAGGAACAGCTTTTCCTGTCGTTCGCCGGTCATGCGTCGATAATGGACCGGAACCTGACCAGCCAGGATCTGGCATCGTATGATCGTGTCCTTCCAAAGGAAGTGAAGCTCGAACTCCGCCGTGCGGCACCCAATGGTGAAGCGGGCAATACACTGCCGACAGCCACCTGGTCTCCGTTCGCGTTCAAGGAAGGGTTTTCAACCGCCGTTGCCGCGCTTGAGATCAACCTTGGAAACGGCCAGCAATTGATTGGTTACTTCCCGCAAACCGTTTTTTCCAGGCTCGTGCGGGATATGGCCTGGGATGACCGGCAACGCAATTTTCTGCTGAAAAACCGGGACACGGCGATTGCCGTCGATGGCGTGCCCGAAAGCCGTTTCGTGGCCACGCACGCCGACCCTCTGCCGCGGCTCGCCGGGCTTACGGGAACGCCGCTTCATCTGCTCTGGCAGGAAACGGACACCGGACATGTCATGGGCGGAAGTGTTGAGGGACGTTTGTTTCCCGCAGGCGGACGCATGTATACGGCCATATATACCGAAATCAGCGGCGGACCTGCTCAGGGCTGGATCGTGGGGACACTCTATAGAGCGGCTGAATTCGGGGCGGTACTGGACCAGACCTGGGCGGTATTGTACGTGGCGCTTGCCGCTCTTGTGTTTGGCGCGATCCTTTCATTTCTGGTGGGCCGGATGCTTGGCAGGCCATTGTCACGTCTCGCGATGTCCGCTGCAGAACTGCGCAAACTGAACTTCGAAGCTGCCGAACGTCTGCCCCGCTCGCGCCTCGCGGAAATGGACGATGTCAACCAGGCCTTTAACGGGTCCGTCGGTGCGTTGAATGCCTTTGCCAAATACGTGCCCCGCCAATTGGTGTCGCGCCTGATTGAAGAAGGCATGACGCATTCGCGTAATATTGAGCTGCGCGAGATGACGATCGTCTTCACGGATCTGGCAGGGTTCACCGGAAAAGCGTCACATCTGACGGCTGAGGAAACGGCGTCCTATCTCAACGCCTATTTCGAGACGGTATCGGATGCGATTGCCGAGAGCGAGGGAACGATCGACAAGTTCCTTGGAGACGGGGTCATGGCCTTTTGGGGGGCTCCATCCGACCAGCCCGACCATGCGGCCATGGCGATCGCGGCGGTCAGGTCTTTGGCAGAGCGTCTCGAGCGATCCGGCAAGCGCGACATGCGGGTCAGGATCGGCGTCCATACGGGCAAAGTTGTTGTCGGGGATATCGGCACACCGTCGCGCATGAATTACACCGTTATTGGAGACGCGGTGAATGTTGCCGCCAGATTGCAGGAATACGGCAAGCACATAGACCCCGATGCAACGGTCATTGCACTTGCCAGCGCTCAGACCATCGCCCAGATGCCGGAAGGCTTCAGCTGCACGAGCCTTGGCCAGGTGCAGTTGCGCGGCAGGGAGGAACCACTTGGCGTGTTCAGAATTGCGTGA
- a CDS encoding SulP family inorganic anion transporter yields MGLKLSDVALAGLLPLKRSRVLPEVLAGLTLAAIAIPEVMGYTKIAGTPVITGLYTLLVPMALFSLLCSSRHLVVGADSATAAILATALAGLATTGSTHYVALAGLIALMVGFLLLAASVARIGFMADFLSRTVLTGFLTGVGIQVALHGLTGMGEIKLPHGTGLQALAQYPQAVSSLNELALAVSVGVLVVVFGLRLIAKSIPGPIVALGLAIFASWYFDLKSRLDVVGNVPGGLPEFELPAIDWSVALVWQLGPTALAMVVVILAQSAATARAYAAKYQEQLDESADIRALGLGNLGAGLSGTFVVNGSPTKSQMVESAGGRSQLAMLTTVLVVLLVLLFFTGLLTNLPQAALSAIVFKIGLDLIDLKGLRRIYKERRPEFWVSLATILVVVFAGVGPGIVLAIVLSLILHTRHGYHPVNVLLTEETSRDWRACPLKSKVQAAPGLMIYRFTHSMYYANAEQLSHEIRWLTASGPTDLKDFCIDFSCVDDIDFTALETLKALQSDLGERRIELLFAHMLDDPASRSRRQLIDAFGSSAVFGTIDELLDHVKASPGSAPKASPTS; encoded by the coding sequence ATGGGTTTGAAACTGAGCGACGTCGCCTTGGCTGGACTTCTGCCGTTGAAGAGATCCCGCGTTCTGCCGGAGGTGCTGGCAGGGTTGACGCTGGCGGCAATCGCTATCCCTGAAGTGATGGGATACACGAAAATTGCCGGAACACCCGTCATTACCGGGCTGTATACCCTGCTGGTGCCGATGGCACTCTTTTCGCTTTTGTGTTCATCGCGCCATCTGGTTGTTGGCGCTGATTCCGCCACGGCAGCCATACTGGCGACAGCCCTTGCCGGGCTGGCCACGACAGGGTCGACGCACTACGTCGCACTAGCGGGTCTGATAGCGCTGATGGTGGGCTTTTTGCTGCTTGCGGCGAGCGTCGCGCGTATCGGGTTCATGGCCGACTTTCTGTCGCGAACGGTTCTGACCGGTTTCCTGACCGGCGTCGGAATTCAGGTCGCCCTGCACGGCTTGACGGGAATGGGCGAAATCAAGCTACCCCACGGAACGGGATTGCAAGCTCTTGCGCAATATCCGCAAGCGGTTTCTTCGCTCAATGAGTTGGCACTTGCCGTTTCGGTGGGCGTCCTCGTCGTGGTTTTTGGTTTGAGACTGATCGCGAAATCCATCCCCGGTCCAATCGTTGCGCTCGGTCTCGCAATTTTTGCAAGCTGGTACTTCGATCTGAAATCGCGTCTTGACGTTGTCGGCAATGTCCCGGGCGGACTGCCGGAATTTGAACTGCCGGCAATCGACTGGTCGGTGGCGCTTGTCTGGCAACTCGGACCGACCGCGCTTGCCATGGTGGTTGTCATCCTGGCGCAGAGTGCCGCCACCGCGCGTGCCTATGCCGCCAAATACCAAGAGCAGCTGGACGAAAGCGCAGATATCCGGGCCCTCGGTCTTGGAAATCTCGGCGCCGGACTGTCCGGAACTTTTGTCGTCAACGGCAGCCCGACGAAAAGCCAAATGGTGGAGAGCGCCGGGGGCCGGTCGCAACTTGCGATGCTGACCACTGTGTTGGTCGTTCTGCTTGTTCTTCTGTTCTTCACCGGCCTGCTCACCAACCTCCCCCAGGCCGCACTTTCCGCTATCGTCTTCAAGATCGGCCTGGATCTCATCGACCTGAAAGGATTGCGCCGGATATATAAAGAGCGACGACCTGAATTCTGGGTGAGCCTTGCGACGATCCTTGTTGTCGTCTTTGCCGGTGTCGGTCCCGGCATCGTGCTTGCGATCGTCCTCTCGCTGATCCTGCACACCCGTCACGGATATCATCCGGTAAATGTTCTCCTTACCGAGGAAACCTCAAGGGATTGGCGCGCGTGCCCGCTCAAATCGAAGGTTCAGGCAGCACCGGGGCTGATGATCTATCGATTCACGCACAGTATGTATTACGCGAATGCCGAGCAGCTTTCGCACGAAATCAGATGGCTGACGGCCTCCGGACCGACTGATCTGAAAGACTTCTGCATCGATTTTTCCTGTGTCGACGACATCGACTTTACGGCCCTGGAGACCCTCAAGGCACTGCAATCGGATCTCGGAGAGAGACGCATTGAACTTCTGTTCGCGCACATGCTCGACGACCCGGCATCGCGTAGCCGACGCCAACTGATCGATGCCTTTGGATCCAGCGCGGTGTTCGGCACGATCGACGAGCTGCTGGATCACGTGAAAGCATCCCCAGGCAGTGCACCTAAGGCTTCACCAACGTCTTGA
- a CDS encoding LysR substrate-binding domain-containing protein, whose amino-acid sequence MLDLDQLRTFVAIAESGSFTKAADNVHKTQSAVSMQMRRLEERIGKPLFVRVGRQSRLTEHGERLLHYARRLVQLNDETLAAFDDTELAGLVRLGTPDDYADRFLPEILARFSRSNPKAEVSVVCAPTPNLADMISEGELDVAIITHVQKKGRKHVDLVRREPLLWVVSARHAVENESPLPLALGRASCDWRKAAINALGDQMREHRLLYSSWNSTAVGAAVLAGLAISVLPESALRSGMRVLTEADGFPRLPDCEIGIMRSWHNSSRVTDALVEHIVSSLDNLSVPQAAQ is encoded by the coding sequence ATGCTCGACCTTGATCAGCTCCGAACCTTTGTTGCAATCGCAGAAAGCGGCAGTTTCACGAAGGCGGCGGACAATGTTCACAAAACTCAGTCGGCCGTGTCGATGCAGATGCGGCGCCTTGAGGAACGTATCGGCAAACCACTGTTCGTCCGCGTTGGACGGCAGTCGCGCCTCACCGAACACGGAGAGCGCTTGCTCCACTATGCGAGGCGGCTGGTTCAGCTGAACGATGAGACCCTCGCTGCCTTTGATGATACCGAGCTTGCCGGGCTCGTGCGTCTTGGAACGCCGGACGACTATGCGGACCGCTTTCTCCCGGAAATCCTGGCAAGGTTTTCAAGATCCAATCCCAAGGCAGAAGTCAGCGTGGTTTGCGCACCCACGCCGAATCTTGCCGACATGATTTCCGAAGGGGAGTTGGACGTCGCGATTATCACGCATGTCCAGAAGAAGGGGCGCAAGCATGTTGACCTCGTTCGGCGCGAACCGCTGCTCTGGGTCGTTTCGGCACGGCACGCCGTCGAAAATGAATCGCCCCTTCCCCTGGCGCTCGGGAGGGCATCATGCGACTGGCGCAAGGCAGCGATCAACGCGCTCGGAGACCAGATGCGCGAACACCGCCTCCTTTATTCCAGCTGGAATTCAACGGCGGTCGGCGCAGCCGTCCTTGCGGGACTGGCAATCTCGGTTTTACCGGAATCCGCGCTGCGTTCCGGGATGCGGGTGCTGACGGAAGCTGACGGATTTCCAAGGCTGCCGGACTGTGAAATCGGCATCATGCGATCATGGCATAACAGTTCGCGCGTGACGGATGCGCTCGTTGAACACATTGTCTCGTCGCTGGACAACCTGTCGGTTCCTCAGGCGGCTCAATAA
- a CDS encoding DUF805 domain-containing protein, with translation MQRKQFGKRGLHQSVPQFGDRNTNYAAAGIPAYAGAGAPSFDNDDSFSIGKMLGHVFGMLFSFQGRLGRMEYWMIGLIRFVLLITVVIAFVFAAGPQMQGLSEEQANVALVQFAFGTVQGGFLTFLFLALCLCQWSLEARRCHDRDASALFLLIMFVPIIGSFYAIWIFIANGFFPGTEGPNRFDTARSQAQVFD, from the coding sequence ATGCAACGCAAACAATTCGGAAAACGCGGTCTTCACCAATCCGTACCCCAATTTGGCGACAGAAACACGAACTACGCTGCTGCGGGCATTCCTGCCTACGCCGGCGCCGGAGCGCCGAGCTTCGACAACGACGACAGCTTTTCAATCGGCAAAATGCTGGGACACGTGTTCGGCATGCTCTTCAGTTTCCAGGGCCGCCTCGGCCGAATGGAGTACTGGATGATCGGTTTGATCCGTTTCGTTCTGCTGATCACGGTCGTGATCGCGTTTGTCTTCGCTGCCGGGCCGCAAATGCAAGGCCTGTCGGAAGAGCAAGCAAACGTTGCACTCGTTCAGTTTGCGTTCGGTACTGTGCAGGGCGGGTTCTTGACGTTCCTGTTTCTGGCCTTGTGTTTGTGCCAGTGGTCGCTGGAGGCCAGGCGTTGCCACGATCGGGACGCGTCCGCTCTTTTTCTGCTCATCATGTTCGTTCCGATCATCGGCAGCTTCTATGCCATCTGGATCTTCATCGCGAACGGCTTCTTTCCCGGCACCGAGGGCCCGAACCGGTTTGACACCGCCCGGAGCCAGGCACAGGTCTTCGACTGA
- a CDS encoding glutamate--cysteine ligase: MARDTVDSTPIETVADLAATLEAGCKPEDRFRIGTEHEKFGFCLKQLSPIPYEGPNGVEAVLEGMEKLLGWERIEDAGKIIGLADNDGGGAISIEPGGQFELSGAPLENLHQTCREANQHLAHVRQIAEPMGVGFLGIGMTPTWSRADVPRMPKSRYDIMTNYMPKVGSLGLDMMYRTSTIQVNLDFSSEADMIRKMRIGLALQPIATAMFANSPFTEGKPNGFKSFRAQIWTDTDRDRTGDMPFAFKDGFGFERYVEWALDVPMYFVKRGTTYYDVTDTTFRQFMNGALEGRIPDATPSLGDWNNHLSTLFPDVRLKKYIEMRGADGGPWRRICALPALWVGLLYDTGVLDQAWELVRDWTQEERAALRSGVPKTALQTPFRSGTVLDVAKEVLSLAQEGLKRRNRLSDGDLDERVHLAPLEEGLAAGMCPADILLQRYNGSWEKDITQVFREYAY; encoded by the coding sequence ATGGCCCGCGATACGGTCGATTCCACACCGATTGAAACTGTTGCGGATCTGGCCGCAACACTCGAGGCCGGCTGTAAACCTGAAGACCGGTTTCGGATCGGAACCGAGCATGAAAAGTTCGGGTTCTGCCTGAAGCAGCTTTCGCCGATTCCCTATGAAGGACCGAACGGTGTCGAAGCTGTTCTGGAAGGCATGGAAAAGCTCCTGGGATGGGAGCGCATCGAAGATGCGGGCAAGATCATCGGTCTCGCCGACAATGACGGCGGCGGCGCGATCTCGATTGAACCGGGCGGACAGTTCGAGCTTTCCGGCGCACCATTGGAAAATCTGCACCAGACGTGCCGGGAAGCCAACCAACACCTTGCACATGTGCGGCAGATCGCAGAACCGATGGGCGTCGGCTTTCTCGGGATCGGCATGACCCCGACCTGGTCGCGCGCCGACGTTCCGCGTATGCCGAAGTCCCGCTACGACATCATGACCAATTACATGCCGAAAGTGGGATCTCTAGGGCTGGACATGATGTACCGGACATCAACGATCCAGGTGAACCTCGATTTCTCGTCCGAGGCCGACATGATCCGGAAGATGCGGATCGGCCTGGCGTTGCAGCCGATTGCAACCGCGATGTTTGCAAACTCTCCGTTCACCGAAGGCAAGCCGAACGGGTTCAAGTCGTTCCGTGCGCAGATCTGGACCGACACCGACCGGGACAGGACGGGCGACATGCCGTTCGCCTTTAAAGACGGCTTTGGTTTCGAACGGTATGTTGAGTGGGCACTTGATGTGCCGATGTATTTTGTCAAGCGCGGCACCACCTACTATGACGTGACGGACACCACATTCCGCCAGTTCATGAATGGCGCGCTCGAGGGCAGGATCCCCGACGCAACACCAAGCCTTGGTGACTGGAACAATCATCTCTCGACCCTGTTCCCGGATGTCCGCCTCAAGAAATACATCGAGATGCGCGGTGCAGACGGGGGGCCTTGGCGCCGCATTTGCGCTCTACCAGCGCTTTGGGTCGGGCTGCTTTACGACACCGGCGTTCTGGATCAGGCTTGGGAACTGGTCCGCGACTGGACCCAGGAAGAACGCGCGGCGCTGCGTTCCGGCGTACCGAAAACTGCGCTTCAAACCCCTTTCCGAAGCGGGACGGTGCTAGACGTCGCAAAGGAAGTTCTCTCACTGGCACAAGAGGGCCTGAAAAGACGAAACCGGCTGAGCGACGGAGATCTGGACGAGCGTGTTCATCTCGCTCCGCTCGAGGAAGGGCTTGCTGCGGGCATGTGTCCTGCCGATATTCTGCTCCAGCGTTACAATGGCTCCTGGGAGAAGGACATTACGCAGGTATTCCGGGAATACGCCTATTAA
- a CDS encoding TRAP transporter large permease has product MTPFEVGLLMTGVLLVMVIFGVRVAFAAAFTGLVGLIIHFSMKMGFERGFFVALKMAGTIPHSKSVTYALSVLPTFILIGFLAFYAGFTKQLFEAAKRWLGWLPGGMAVGTVFSTAGFAAVSGASVATAAVFARVAIPEMLSAGYSKRLSAAVVAAGGTLASLIPPSAILVIYAILVEQSVGKLLIAGFLPGVFSAFVYVGIIVAVSAWRGDAPAVKGFTWAERLESVPGTLPIVFVVGIIFCSFFFGLATPTEAGSLGAFVVLAVAFAKGMKLKQLGQALHETAKLTVMIFTLIWGVLVYVRFLGFAGLPDAFRDFIVALEFSPWIVMICILLAYAVLGMFMDAIGMLILTLPVVYPAVIALNGGEDVTAAESAFGMSGEACAIWFGILVVKMAELCLITPPIGLNCFVVSGVRPDIPVQEVFRGCVPFFVADVLTIAGLLAFPSIITILPSLMG; this is encoded by the coding sequence ACTTTTCGATGAAAATGGGATTCGAACGCGGCTTTTTCGTCGCCCTCAAGATGGCGGGAACAATCCCGCATTCCAAATCCGTTACCTACGCGCTGTCGGTGCTGCCGACCTTCATTCTGATCGGTTTCCTGGCATTCTATGCCGGGTTCACCAAACAGCTGTTCGAAGCCGCAAAACGCTGGCTCGGCTGGCTTCCGGGCGGCATGGCCGTCGGCACGGTGTTTTCAACGGCCGGCTTTGCCGCCGTCTCGGGGGCATCGGTTGCAACAGCCGCGGTCTTTGCCCGCGTTGCTATTCCCGAAATGCTTTCGGCCGGTTACTCAAAGCGTCTGTCGGCGGCGGTTGTCGCAGCCGGAGGAACACTTGCCTCACTGATCCCGCCATCGGCAATCCTCGTGATCTACGCGATCCTGGTGGAACAATCCGTCGGGAAGCTGCTGATCGCCGGTTTCCTGCCGGGGGTCTTTTCCGCGTTCGTCTATGTCGGGATTATCGTGGCGGTTTCTGCCTGGAGAGGTGATGCGCCGGCAGTGAAGGGCTTCACATGGGCAGAGCGTCTGGAAAGTGTGCCGGGCACATTGCCCATCGTGTTCGTGGTCGGAATTATTTTCTGTTCGTTCTTCTTCGGGCTGGCGACGCCGACCGAAGCCGGATCTTTAGGGGCCTTCGTGGTTCTTGCGGTCGCGTTCGCAAAGGGCATGAAACTCAAGCAACTGGGGCAAGCGCTGCACGAGACCGCCAAACTTACCGTGATGATCTTCACGCTGATCTGGGGTGTTCTGGTCTATGTGCGTTTTCTGGGCTTCGCCGGACTGCCGGATGCGTTCCGGGATTTCATCGTCGCGCTGGAATTTTCACCCTGGATCGTCATGATCTGCATCCTTCTGGCCTATGCGGTGCTCGGCATGTTTATGGATGCGATCGGCATGCTGATCCTGACATTGCCGGTCGTCTATCCGGCGGTCATCGCGCTCAACGGCGGCGAGGATGTCACGGCAGCGGAAAGCGCGTTTGGTATGTCCGGTGAAGCCTGCGCCATCTGGTTCGGGATCCTCGTGGTCAAGATGGCAGAGCTTTGTCTGATTACACCGCCCATAGGGTTGAACTGCTTCGTTGTCTCAGGCGTGCGGCCGGACATCCCGGTGCAGGAGGTTTTCCGTGGCTGTGTGCCGTTCTTTGTGGCGGATGTCCTGACCATTGCGGGGCTTTTGGCCTTCCCATCGATCATTACGATCCTGCCGTCCCTGATGGGATAG